A single window of Eucalyptus grandis isolate ANBG69807.140 chromosome 1, ASM1654582v1, whole genome shotgun sequence DNA harbors:
- the LOC104438138 gene encoding protein LITTLE ZIPPER 3 isoform X3 — translation MERLNSDLYLQNCYIMQENERLRKKAQLLNQENQALLSQLKNNFSNAKEGPSSTSNTTIHDLRHSSASSRPDYSNSNANA, via the coding sequence ATGGAGAGGCTGAACTCGGACCTGTATCTGCAGAACTGCTACATAATGCAGGAGAACGAGAGGCTGAGGAAGAAAGCCCAGCTCCTCAACCAGGAGAACCAGGCACTCCTTTCCCAGCTGAAGAACAATTTCTCCAATGCCAAGGAAGGTCCTAGTTCTACCTCGAACACCACCATTCATGATCTGCGTCACAGCTCCGCTAGCTCTCGTCCTGATTATTCTAATTCCAACGCCAACGCCTGA